The Porphyrobacter sp. LM 6 sequence GGCCTGCCGCGCCCGGTCGATAGTTTCCTTCGCTGATGCGATGAAGCCGCGCCAATGAAGGTTCAGGGGGCACCGATCACACCGGCTGGCATGGCCGCGCTCAAGGCGCGCTATGACCACCTGCTCGGCACCGAGCGTCCGGCGATTGTCGAGATCGTCAGCTGGGCGGCGGGCAATGGCGACCGCTCGGAAAACGGCGATTATCTCTATGGCCGCAAGAAGATGCGCGAGATCGACCGCGAACTCGCCCACCTCGCGCGCCGGATGAAGGCGCTGCGGGTGGTCGATCCCGCGGGACAGCTGGACCGCACCCGCGTGTTCTTCGGCGCCAAGGTCGAAATCGCTGACGAGGATGACAACCGCCAGACAGTGCAGCTTGTCGGCGATGACGAGCAGGACGCGGGCGCGGGCCGGATCGGGTGGAATTCCCCACTGGCGCGGGCCTTGCGGGGCGCTGGCGTTGGCGATCTGCGGGTGGTCACTCTGCCATCGGGCACGAAGGAATGGGAAGTGATGGCGATCGACTATGACTAGGCTCGCCGTCCTCGCCCTGCTGTTGCTGGCCGCGCCGCTCGCAGCGCGCGAAAGCCTTGGCGTCTATGATAGCTGGGCCGCGTTCAAGGACGACAAGCCGCTGCGCTGCTATGCCATCGCCAAGGCGCAAGGCACCCCGCCCGCCCCCGCCTATGCGACGATCTCGCACTGGCCCCGGAAGAAGGTGCGCGGCGCGCTCCACATCGTCCTCTCGCGCGAGGTGGCGGACAAGGCCGAGGTGCGCCTCGCGCTCGGCGGCAAGCGGTTCGTGCTGGTGGGCAAGGGCCGCAACGCCTGGGCAGCCGATGCACAGGCGGATGCCGCGATCATAGCCGCGCTGCGCTCGGCATCCCGCATGAGCGTTTCCGCCCGCAGCGCCAAGGGCGGCATCTTTACCGACCGCTACGACCTCGCCGGCGCCGCCACAGCGATAGATGCGGCAACTGTGGGGTGCGCGAAAGCGCGCTGACTGGTCAAATCGTCAAAGCGCGACTATAGGGCCGCCACCCATGGCCGATACTGCACTCATGACCATCCCGGGCCTCGTCGACCCGGTGCCCGCCACGCGCGACATCACGCCGCGTGCCGATGGGCGCGTCGATCTGATCGGCCTGCCCCGCCCGCGCATCCGCGAACTCTTCGCCGAGGCGGGTCTTGATGACAGGCAGGCCAAGCTGCGCGCCAAGCAGGTGTTCCACTGGCTCTACCATCGCGGCGTCACCGATTTCGAGGCGATGACCGATATCGCCAAGCCGATGCGCCCCTGGCTGGCGGAGCGCTTCGTGATCGGCCGCCCCGATGTGGTCGAGGCCCAGCACTCGGTCGACGGCACCCGCAAGTGGCTGCTCCGCACGGCCGATGGCCACGATTTCGAGATGGTGTTCATCCCCGACGAGACGCGCGGCACGCTGTGCGTGTCTTCGCAGGTCGGCTGCACCCTCACCTGCTCCTTCTGCCACACCGGCACGATGAAGCTGGTGCGCAACCTTACCCCCGGCGAGATCGTCGGGCAGGTGATGCTCGCGCGCGACGCGCTGGGCGAATGGCCGCGCGGGACGATGGTGAGCGATGCCGACGTGATCGACGAGGATGACGAGGCGGGCCACTACACCGCCGATGGCCGCCTGCTCACCAACATCGTGATGATGGGCATGGGCGAGCCGCTCTACAATTTCGATCACGTGCGCGACGCGCTGAAGCTGGTGATGGATGGCGATGGCCTTGCCCTCTCCAAGCGCCGCATCACGCTCTCGACCAGCGGCGTCATTCCGATGATGGAGCGCTGCGGCGAGGAAATCGGGGTGAACCTCGCGGTCTCGCTTCACGGCGTGCGCAAGGAAGTGCGCGACGAGCTGGTGCCGCTCAACAAGAAGTACGGCATCGACGATCTGCTGCAGGCCTGCGCCGATTATCCGGGCGCGTCCAACGCGCGCCGCATCACCTTCGAATATGTGATGATCAAGGACAAGAACGACAGCGACGATGACGCGCGCGAGCTTGTCCGCCTGCTGCGCGAATACAACCTCCCTGCCAAGGTCAACCTGATCCCGTTCAACCCCTGGCCGGGCGCAGGCTACGAGACTTCGGCCCCGGAACGCATCCGGCGCTTTTCAGAAATCGTGTTCGAAGGCGGCTTCTCCGCTCCGGTTCGCACCCCGCGCGGGCGCGACATCGACGCGGCTTGCGGCCAGCTCAAGACCGCGGCGGAAAAGAAGTCCCGCGCCCAGCGCGACCGAGAAGCCGCTGCTGCGGCGGCTCAGGGCGCGTGAGCGCCGATCCCGACACCATCGCCTTCTATCAGGCCCGCGCGCCGCATTATGTGCTGAAGTTCGGGCAGGCGCACTCCTACCAGCTTGACCCGTTCCTCGACCTCCTGCCGCCCGGCGGGCGCGTGCTCGAACTGGGCTGCGGCGGCGGGCAGGATTCGCATCGTGCCAAGGCGCGCGGGTTTAGCGTCGATGCCACCGATGCCACCCCCGCGATGGTCGCCAAAGCCAACGAGCGCTGGGGTGTCGGCGCGCGCGTGATGGCGTTCGATGAACTGGATGCAGCAGATGCCTATGACGGCATCTGGGCGCACGCGAGCCTGTTGCACTGCCCCAGGGAAGCGCTCCCCGACGTCCTCGCCCGTATCCACCGCGCGCTCGTGCCCGGCGGATGGCACTTCGCCAGCTACAAGCTTGGCGAGGCAGAGGGGCGCGATGCCCTTGGCCGGTTCTACAACTTTCCCGATGCCGGATGGCTCGCCGCACAATATGACGCGATCCCCGGCTGGCAGATCGTCGAGACCCGCTGCTATCAGGCCGGCGGGTTCGACAATGTCGAACGCGACTGGATTGACCTCATCGTGAGGAAAGTATGAGCCACTGGACCATCGAAGCCGTCTGCACCGGCACCGCGCGCCCCTTCAACGGCGCGGAACTGAGCGCGATTGCCAAGCGCCCGCGCGAGGGTGCTGTGCAGGTCCTCAGCGAGGGACTCGCGCCCGACGAACAGGCCGATCGCCGCGTGCATGGCGGGCCGGAGATGGCGCTGCACCTATACCCGCTCGATCACCATGCGTGGTGGCGCGAGGTGATCGGCGATCATCCCGCGCTGGAAGAACCGGGCGGTTTCGGATCGAACCTCGCCGTCAGCGGCCTCACCGAAGACATGGTCCACATCGGCGACCGCTTCCGCCTTGGAACCGCGCTGATCGAGATCAGCCAGCCGCGCCAACCGTGCTGGAAGATCGAACACCGCTTCAGCCACAAGGGGATGGTCGCCCGGATCATCGAGAGCGGGTGCTGCGGCTGGTACTTCCGCGTGATCGAAGAGGGCGAGGTTGCCGCAGGCGACTCGCTCGAACGGATGGCGCTTGGTGCCACCGAATGGAGCGTCGCGCGGGTGTTTCATGCCATCATCGGCGGCAAGGCGACCCCGGCAGAATTCGCCGAACTGGCGGCGCTCGCCACCCTCACCCCGCGTCTGCGCGAAAAGGCCGCAGCCCGTCGCGGTTGAGCAACGGTTCACCTTGCAATCCCCCAACCTGAACAAATCCTGCTGTTTCCTGACAACATCATTCATCCCGCGTTCCAGTTAGATGAACGAAACAGGTTGTGCTCCATCGGGGAGCCGCCACAAGGAAACGAGCCATGAAGCACCTCGCCCTCATCGCCGCCGCCGGTTCGCTGGCTGCCTTTGCCGCTCCGGCACAGGCCGCCGAACTGCCCGCCGCGCCTTCGCCCATGTTCGCTGAATATCACGATAGCGTCCTGCCTTTCGGTCAGGTTGCCGCCTATGGCCGCGACGACTGGGACGATGATGATGACGATTGGCGCGACCGCCGCGACCGTCGCCGCTGGCGCGACCGCGACCGCGACTGGGATGACGGCCGCCGCTGGGATAGCCGCCGCGATCGCTACTGGCGCGGCAATGACGGCCGCTGGCGCTGCCGCCGCGACGACGGCACGACCGGTCTACTGATCGGCGCCGGGGTCGGCGCGCTGCTCGGCCGCGAAGTCGACCGCCGCGGTGACCGCACGCTGGGCACGGTGCTCGGCGCGGTGGGTGGCGGTCTGCTCGGCCGCGAGATCGATCGCGGCGATGTGCGCTGCCGCTAACGTCTTGGCGCGGCGGGCATCCGGCTCGACCGATGCCCGCCCTGCCGCTGGGCGCTGTTAACTCGCCCTTAAACAAGGAAAGTGGACGCTAGAGCCACACCGCAACGAGAGTACGACTCATGAAGAAGATTGCCATTATCCTCGCCGCCGGTGCCATGACGCTGCCGATGGCAGCGCCCGCGCAGGCCGACCCTCCGCCGCATGCACCTGCCTGGGGCAAGCGCGCAAAGCAGGCGCGGATCTATGATGATCGCGGCTTCTACATCGAACCGCGCCGCCTTGACCGCGACGATCGCATCTGGCGCGATGGCGACCGCTACTACTGCCGC is a genomic window containing:
- the greB gene encoding transcription elongation factor GreB: MKVQGAPITPAGMAALKARYDHLLGTERPAIVEIVSWAAGNGDRSENGDYLYGRKKMREIDRELAHLARRMKALRVVDPAGQLDRTRVFFGAKVEIADEDDNRQTVQLVGDDEQDAGAGRIGWNSPLARALRGAGVGDLRVVTLPSGTKEWEVMAIDYD
- the rlmN gene encoding 23S rRNA (adenine(2503)-C(2))-methyltransferase RlmN produces the protein MADTALMTIPGLVDPVPATRDITPRADGRVDLIGLPRPRIRELFAEAGLDDRQAKLRAKQVFHWLYHRGVTDFEAMTDIAKPMRPWLAERFVIGRPDVVEAQHSVDGTRKWLLRTADGHDFEMVFIPDETRGTLCVSSQVGCTLTCSFCHTGTMKLVRNLTPGEIVGQVMLARDALGEWPRGTMVSDADVIDEDDEAGHYTADGRLLTNIVMMGMGEPLYNFDHVRDALKLVMDGDGLALSKRRITLSTSGVIPMMERCGEEIGVNLAVSLHGVRKEVRDELVPLNKKYGIDDLLQACADYPGASNARRITFEYVMIKDKNDSDDDARELVRLLREYNLPAKVNLIPFNPWPGAGYETSAPERIRRFSEIVFEGGFSAPVRTPRGRDIDAACGQLKTAAEKKSRAQRDREAAAAAAQGA
- a CDS encoding class I SAM-dependent methyltransferase, which gives rise to MSADPDTIAFYQARAPHYVLKFGQAHSYQLDPFLDLLPPGGRVLELGCGGGQDSHRAKARGFSVDATDATPAMVAKANERWGVGARVMAFDELDAADAYDGIWAHASLLHCPREALPDVLARIHRALVPGGWHFASYKLGEAEGRDALGRFYNFPDAGWLAAQYDAIPGWQIVETRCYQAGGFDNVERDWIDLIVRKV
- a CDS encoding MOSC domain-containing protein, whose translation is MSHWTIEAVCTGTARPFNGAELSAIAKRPREGAVQVLSEGLAPDEQADRRVHGGPEMALHLYPLDHHAWWREVIGDHPALEEPGGFGSNLAVSGLTEDMVHIGDRFRLGTALIEISQPRQPCWKIEHRFSHKGMVARIIESGCCGWYFRVIEEGEVAAGDSLERMALGATEWSVARVFHAIIGGKATPAEFAELAALATLTPRLREKAAARRG
- a CDS encoding glycine zipper 2TM domain-containing protein, producing the protein MKHLALIAAAGSLAAFAAPAQAAELPAAPSPMFAEYHDSVLPFGQVAAYGRDDWDDDDDDWRDRRDRRRWRDRDRDWDDGRRWDSRRDRYWRGNDGRWRCRRDDGTTGLLIGAGVGALLGREVDRRGDRTLGTVLGAVGGGLLGREIDRGDVRCR
- a CDS encoding glycine zipper 2TM domain-containing protein — protein: MKKIAIILAAGAMTLPMAAPAQADPPPHAPAWGKRAKQARIYDDRGFYIEPRRLDRDDRIWRDGDRYYCRRDNGTTGLVIGAGVGALVGRAIDTRGDRSAGTLLGAIGGGLLGREIDRGELRCR